A single region of the Gephyromycinifex aptenodytis genome encodes:
- a CDS encoding ABC transporter ATP-binding protein: MTIETLTAGEAPVIALDGVTRSFGEVDVLSPVDLAVPVGDYLAICGASGSGKSTMLNLLGLLDRPTSGHVIVHGTCVDDLPDHRRAGLRGATIGFVFQAFHLLNDKSATANVELGMLYRGLPRAERAERARAALKRVGLSHRLDASPATMSGGERQRVAIARALAADVDVLLADEPTGNLDSATGESILELFDELHGDGLTLIVVTHSDDVAARAGRVAVMADGVLTVA, encoded by the coding sequence ATGACGATCGAGACCCTCACCGCGGGCGAAGCGCCCGTCATCGCGCTCGACGGCGTCACCCGCTCCTTCGGCGAGGTCGACGTGCTCTCACCCGTCGACCTCGCCGTGCCCGTCGGGGACTACCTCGCGATCTGCGGGGCCAGCGGCTCAGGCAAATCCACGATGCTCAACCTCCTCGGGCTTCTCGACCGCCCCACGAGCGGCCACGTGATCGTCCACGGCACCTGCGTCGACGACCTGCCCGACCACCGACGCGCAGGCCTGCGCGGTGCCACCATCGGCTTCGTGTTCCAGGCTTTCCACCTGCTGAACGACAAGAGCGCCACCGCCAACGTCGAACTCGGCATGCTCTACCGCGGCCTGCCCCGCGCCGAACGCGCCGAACGCGCCCGTGCCGCCCTCAAGCGCGTCGGCCTCAGCCACCGTCTCGACGCGTCACCCGCCACCATGTCCGGCGGCGAACGCCAACGCGTCGCCATCGCCCGCGCCCTCGCCGCCGACGTCGACGTGCTCCTCGCCGACGAACCCACAGGCAACCTCGACTCCGCCACCGGCGAGAGCATCCTCGAACTTTTCGACGAGCTCCACGGCGACGGACTCACCCTCATCGTCGTCACCCACAGCGACGACGTCGCCGCCCGAGCCGGACGCGTCGCCGTCATGGCTGACGGCGTCCTCACGGTGGCGTGA
- a CDS encoding ABC transporter permease, with product MRHPVLPTLRRPPPDASRAGATATGSGHVAFADILRDVTDDLLARPGRTLLTALGTLVGIAVLVAALGLATSLESSITRRFDAIAPREVTITPKLAPGRPQTDATGVLPFDAPARLTRIEGVDAAANLSELTPERPVQGSPVHDPTRARVDTLRIIAASPSVFDTLGAHLTGAPFTEFHDRRGEAVAVLGREAARRLGITDTRGRPVVIADGLPLVVVGIIDSTERKSSVLGSIVVPDGFARARFHLDGPTQVVALTRPGAADAVAAQAPLALRPGNPGIIQTSVPPTATTTRDAVSSDTRGLLLALAGVSLVIGGVGIANVTLVAVLQRTTEIGLRRAIGARRRDILTHFLTTSTIIGALGATLGTCAGAWITVLAALVQGWPPTLDRWVLVAGPIIGTLIGLLAGLYPSWRAATIEPIDALRGGA from the coding sequence ATGCGGCACCCCGTCCTGCCGACCCTGCGGCGCCCACCCCCCGACGCTTCCCGCGCCGGTGCGACCGCCACGGGATCCGGCCACGTCGCCTTCGCCGACATCCTCCGCGACGTCACCGACGACCTCCTCGCCCGCCCCGGGCGCACCCTGCTCACCGCCCTTGGCACCTTGGTCGGCATCGCCGTGCTCGTCGCCGCCCTCGGTCTGGCCACCAGCCTCGAATCGAGCATCACCCGCCGCTTTGACGCGATCGCGCCCCGCGAGGTCACCATCACGCCCAAACTGGCGCCGGGCCGCCCCCAGACCGATGCCACGGGCGTGCTCCCCTTCGACGCGCCCGCGCGCCTCACCCGCATCGAGGGCGTCGACGCCGCCGCGAACCTTAGCGAACTCACCCCCGAACGCCCCGTGCAGGGCAGCCCCGTGCATGACCCCACCCGCGCCCGCGTCGACACCTTGCGCATCATCGCAGCCTCACCCAGCGTCTTCGACACCCTCGGCGCCCACCTCACCGGCGCCCCGTTCACCGAGTTCCACGACCGCCGCGGCGAGGCGGTCGCCGTCCTCGGCCGCGAGGCCGCCCGCCGCCTCGGCATCACCGACACCCGCGGCCGACCCGTCGTCATCGCTGACGGCCTGCCCCTCGTCGTCGTCGGCATCATCGACTCCACCGAACGCAAGAGCTCCGTCCTCGGCAGCATCGTCGTGCCCGACGGCTTCGCCCGCGCCCGGTTTCACCTCGACGGGCCCACCCAGGTCGTCGCCCTCACCCGCCCAGGCGCCGCCGACGCCGTCGCCGCCCAGGCACCTCTCGCGCTGCGACCCGGCAACCCCGGCATCATCCAGACCTCCGTCCCGCCCACCGCGACCACCACCCGCGACGCCGTATCCTCCGACACCCGCGGGCTGCTCCTGGCCCTCGCCGGGGTCTCCCTCGTGATCGGCGGCGTCGGCATCGCTAACGTCACCCTTGTCGCCGTGCTCCAACGCACCACCGAGATCGGCCTGCGCCGGGCCATCGGCGCCCGGCGCCGCGACATCCTCACCCACTTCCTCACCACCAGCACGATCATCGGCGCCCTCGGCGCAACGCTCGGCACTTGCGCTGGCGCCTGGATCACCGTCCTCGCCGCCCTCGTCCAAGGCTGGCCACCCACCCTCGACCGGTGGGTCCTGGTCGCCGGGCCGATCATCGGCACCCTCATCGGGCTGCTCGCCGGGCTCTACCCCTCCTGGCGCGCCGCGACCATCGAACCCATTGACGCCCTCCGCGGCGGGGCCTGA
- the purH gene encoding bifunctional phosphoribosylaminoimidazolecarboxamide formyltransferase/IMP cyclohydrolase: protein MPEPTPKPATDETRRPVRRALISVYDKTGLEDLVRGLHEAGVELVSTGGSAAAIEKLDLPVTRVEDLTGFPECLEGRVKTLHPRVHAGILADTRKPEHLRQLEELEVAPFELVAVNLYPFRQTVASGATPDECVEQIDIGGPSMVRAAAKNHPSVAVLTSPAQYEAALEAVRAGGFTLAVRKQLAAQAFAHTAAYDVTVASWMGGSYTGQGSFGTFYGQAFDKLADLRYGENPHQSAAVYAALDGSSGIAQAKQLHGKAMSYNNYQDADAAYRAAYDHGQGPTCAIIKHANPCGIAVGQDIAQAHAKAHDCDPLSAFGGVIATNTEVSEEMARTVADIFTEVIIAPSFAPAALEILTAKKNIRLLTCPAPSPAGVETRPISGGLLVQEVDRIDAVVPESAEDAPTAGHGDDPSRWTLVAGEPADEATLADLQFAWRAVRATKSNAILLARDQASVGVGMGQVNRVDSCKLAVERAGQERARGAVASSDAFFPFSDGPGVLIEAGVRAIVAPGGSIRDEETIELCTQHAVTLYFTGTRHFAH from the coding sequence ATGCCCGAGCCCACCCCCAAGCCCGCCACGGACGAGACCCGTCGTCCCGTACGGCGCGCTCTGATCTCTGTGTATGACAAGACAGGGCTAGAAGATCTGGTTCGCGGTCTGCATGAAGCGGGCGTCGAACTCGTCTCCACGGGCGGATCGGCCGCCGCGATCGAGAAGCTCGACCTGCCGGTGACGCGCGTCGAAGACCTCACCGGGTTCCCCGAGTGCCTTGAGGGCCGCGTCAAGACCCTCCACCCCCGCGTCCACGCCGGTATCCTCGCCGACACGCGCAAACCCGAGCACCTGCGCCAACTCGAGGAGCTCGAGGTTGCGCCGTTCGAGCTCGTCGCCGTCAATCTCTACCCCTTCCGCCAGACCGTCGCCTCCGGTGCCACCCCCGACGAGTGCGTCGAACAGATCGACATCGGCGGCCCCTCCATGGTGCGCGCCGCCGCTAAGAACCACCCCAGCGTGGCCGTGCTCACCAGCCCCGCGCAGTACGAGGCAGCCCTGGAAGCCGTGCGAGCGGGCGGCTTCACGTTGGCGGTGCGTAAGCAATTGGCTGCGCAGGCGTTCGCGCACACCGCCGCCTACGACGTGACGGTGGCCTCGTGGATGGGCGGGTCCTACACCGGGCAGGGATCCTTCGGCACGTTCTACGGGCAGGCTTTCGACAAGCTCGCTGACCTGCGCTACGGCGAGAACCCGCACCAGAGCGCAGCCGTCTACGCAGCCCTGGACGGCAGCAGCGGCATCGCGCAGGCGAAGCAGCTGCACGGAAAGGCGATGAGCTACAACAACTACCAGGACGCCGACGCCGCCTACCGGGCCGCCTACGACCACGGGCAGGGCCCGACGTGCGCGATCATCAAGCACGCCAACCCGTGCGGCATCGCGGTAGGCCAGGACATCGCGCAGGCACACGCCAAAGCCCACGACTGCGACCCGCTGTCAGCGTTCGGCGGTGTGATCGCGACGAACACTGAGGTCAGCGAAGAGATGGCGCGCACCGTCGCCGACATCTTCACCGAGGTGATCATCGCGCCCTCCTTTGCACCCGCAGCCTTGGAGATCCTCACCGCGAAGAAGAACATCCGGTTGCTCACCTGCCCGGCACCCTCGCCTGCGGGCGTGGAGACCCGCCCGATCAGTGGGGGGCTGCTCGTGCAGGAGGTCGACCGGATCGATGCTGTGGTCCCCGAAAGCGCCGAAGACGCGCCGACCGCCGGACACGGCGACGACCCCAGCCGGTGGACCCTCGTCGCTGGTGAACCGGCAGACGAGGCCACCTTGGCCGATCTGCAGTTCGCGTGGCGGGCTGTGCGCGCCACCAAATCGAACGCGATCCTGCTGGCGCGCGACCAGGCCTCGGTCGGCGTCGGTATGGGCCAGGTGAACCGGGTCGACTCCTGCAAGCTCGCGGTAGAACGCGCCGGGCAAGAACGTGCCCGTGGCGCCGTGGCCAGCTCGGATGCGTTCTTCCCGTTCAGCGACGGGCCGGGCGTCCTCATCGAGGCGGGGGTGCGCGCCATCGTTGCCCCCGGCGGGTCGATCCGTGACGAGGAGACCATCGAGCTGTGCACGCAGCACGCAGTCACCTTGTACTTCACCGGGACACGGCACTTTGCGCACTGA
- a CDS encoding DMT family transporter has protein sequence MRTEPRTAKAAAALSVAAAFGVGVASSIQARANGTLSTAFGSALDAALWSFISGWTLLTIGLLWRRSRTGLVSAYGAYRAHHLQWWQFLGGLGGGLFVATQTWVVPQVGVALFTISLVGGQTANALLVDKIGLGPGGRSAVTPARVLAALGTFIGVTVAVLARGQGNAAPPVLPVLLAVVAGAGLAVQAAVNGRVNRHSGSVMATAWINFTWGLVFVGSWAATQLVGGALQLPLTWQAPWWAFFGGVLGILFVAVSAVVVHTLGVLLTTLFTLAGQLMSAVVLDALTPGGAHHVSAQLVLGVIITLVSAASAGIAAQRAKRRLAETA, from the coding sequence TTGCGCACTGAACCACGCACCGCCAAGGCCGCCGCCGCGCTGAGCGTGGCGGCGGCCTTCGGTGTGGGCGTAGCCTCCTCGATCCAGGCCCGGGCGAACGGCACCTTGAGCACGGCGTTCGGCTCCGCGCTCGATGCAGCGCTGTGGTCGTTCATCAGCGGCTGGACGCTGTTGACGATCGGTCTGCTATGGCGCCGCTCCCGCACGGGGCTCGTCTCGGCCTACGGGGCTTACCGGGCGCATCACCTGCAGTGGTGGCAGTTCCTCGGCGGGCTGGGCGGCGGACTTTTCGTCGCGACCCAGACGTGGGTAGTGCCGCAGGTCGGGGTGGCGTTGTTCACGATCTCGCTGGTGGGTGGGCAGACGGCGAACGCGTTGCTCGTCGACAAAATCGGGTTGGGGCCGGGCGGGCGTTCGGCGGTCACTCCGGCGCGGGTGTTGGCGGCGCTCGGCACGTTCATCGGGGTGACGGTGGCGGTGCTGGCTCGGGGGCAGGGCAACGCGGCTCCTCCGGTGCTGCCGGTGCTGCTGGCTGTCGTGGCCGGTGCGGGCCTGGCGGTGCAGGCTGCGGTGAACGGGCGGGTGAACCGGCATTCGGGCAGTGTCATGGCGACCGCGTGGATCAACTTCACCTGGGGGCTGGTGTTCGTCGGTAGTTGGGCAGCCACCCAGCTGGTGGGCGGCGCCCTGCAGCTGCCACTTACCTGGCAGGCGCCGTGGTGGGCGTTCTTCGGCGGCGTGCTCGGGATCCTGTTCGTCGCCGTGAGCGCCGTCGTCGTGCACACCTTAGGGGTGTTGCTCACCACGCTGTTCACGCTCGCGGGCCAGCTGATGTCGGCGGTTGTGCTCGATGCGCTGACCCCCGGCGGCGCGCATCATGTCAGTGCCCAGCTCGTTCTTGGCGTCATCATCACCTTGGTCTCGGCAGCATCTGCCGGGATCGCCGCTCAGCGCGCCAAACGCCGACTCGCCGAAACCGCCTAA
- a CDS encoding bifunctional methylenetetrahydrofolate dehydrogenase/methenyltetrahydrofolate cyclohydrolase, with product MTAIRLDGKATLATIKTELAARVAALAEQGITPGLGTVLVGDDPGSHWYVGAKHKDCAEIGITSIRRDLPATATQQEVEAVIAELNADPACTGFIVQQPTGLDEFAVLSAVDPAKDVDGLHPYNLGSLVMNRPAPLPCTPVGIIELLRRFEVPIAGAHVVVVGRGLTVGRPLGLILTRKSENATVTLCHTGTRDLASHVREADIVVAAAGVPDIITADMVKPGAAVLDVGVSRRDGKVAGDVAADVSEVAGWLTPNPGGVGPMTRAMLLSNVVEAAERQAAARA from the coding sequence GTGACTGCTATCCGGCTCGACGGCAAGGCCACTTTGGCGACGATCAAGACCGAGCTTGCGGCCCGCGTGGCCGCGCTCGCCGAGCAGGGAATCACCCCCGGCTTGGGAACAGTGCTCGTGGGGGACGACCCCGGATCGCATTGGTATGTCGGTGCTAAGCACAAAGACTGCGCCGAGATCGGGATCACCAGCATCCGCCGCGACCTGCCCGCCACGGCCACCCAGCAGGAGGTGGAGGCCGTGATAGCCGAGTTGAACGCAGACCCGGCGTGCACTGGTTTCATCGTGCAGCAGCCGACCGGCCTGGACGAATTCGCCGTTCTGTCCGCTGTGGACCCGGCCAAGGACGTCGACGGGCTACACCCGTACAACCTGGGCTCGCTGGTGATGAACCGCCCCGCGCCGTTGCCGTGCACGCCGGTCGGGATCATCGAATTGCTGCGCCGGTTCGAGGTGCCGATCGCCGGCGCTCATGTCGTCGTTGTCGGCCGCGGGCTGACGGTGGGTCGCCCGCTGGGGCTGATCTTGACCCGTAAGTCGGAGAACGCCACGGTCACCCTGTGCCACACCGGTACTCGCGACCTGGCCAGCCACGTTCGCGAAGCTGACATCGTGGTGGCGGCAGCCGGGGTGCCCGACATCATCACCGCTGACATGGTCAAGCCGGGCGCGGCTGTGCTGGACGTGGGTGTGTCGCGCCGCGACGGGAAGGTCGCCGGTGACGTGGCCGCCGATGTCAGCGAGGTCGCCGGTTGGTTGACGCCCAACCCTGGCGGCGTCGGGCCGATGACGCGCGCCATGTTGTTGAGCAACGTCGTCGAGGCCGCGGAGCGTCAAGCGGCTGCGCGCGCCTGA
- a CDS encoding DUF3017 domain-containing protein has product MRLGPGWWVAFLALLAGFALVAVAGRILLGGLVMGTGFLVAALVRAFFSDADAAGLCIRNRTIDVLLYGLSAIAVIVSATLVHLREFI; this is encoded by the coding sequence TTGCGGCTCGGCCCGGGTTGGTGGGTGGCCTTCCTTGCTCTGCTCGCCGGGTTCGCCCTGGTCGCGGTGGCGGGCCGGATTCTCCTCGGCGGGCTCGTCATGGGCACCGGTTTCCTGGTGGCGGCACTCGTCCGGGCGTTTTTCAGCGATGCTGACGCGGCCGGTTTGTGCATCCGTAACCGCACCATCGATGTGTTGCTGTACGGGCTGTCGGCGATCGCCGTCATCGTCTCAGCGACCCTGGTCCACTTGCGCGAGTTCATCTGA
- a CDS encoding malate dehydrogenase — MSTPVKVAVTGAAGQIGYSLLFRIASGALLGPDTPVQLQLLEIEPALKALEGTVMELNDCAFPTLAGVEIGADPNVIFDGANLALLVGARPRTKGMERGDLLSANGAIFTGQGKALNEHAADDIRIGVTGNPANTNALIAMTNAPDIPNERFSALTRLDHNRAISQLAEKLGVPVTEIKKMTIWGNHSATQYPDLFHAEVSGKNAAEAVGDQDWLENYFIPTVAKRGAAIIEARGASSAASAASATIDAARDWLKGSAEGDWLSMAVASDGSYGVPEGIVSSFPITTKNGEWEIVQGLEIDDFSRAKIDASVKELMEERDAVKELGLI; from the coding sequence GTGAGCACTCCAGTCAAGGTCGCCGTCACCGGCGCAGCAGGTCAGATCGGCTACAGCCTCCTCTTCCGCATTGCCAGCGGTGCGCTGCTCGGCCCGGACACCCCCGTCCAGCTTCAGCTTCTCGAAATCGAGCCCGCACTCAAGGCCCTCGAGGGCACGGTGATGGAGCTGAACGACTGCGCCTTCCCGACCCTTGCCGGTGTCGAGATCGGCGCCGACCCCAACGTCATCTTCGACGGCGCGAACCTCGCGCTGCTCGTCGGCGCCCGCCCCCGCACCAAGGGCATGGAGCGCGGCGACCTGCTCTCGGCCAACGGCGCCATCTTCACCGGTCAGGGCAAGGCGCTGAACGAGCACGCCGCTGACGACATCCGCATCGGTGTCACCGGAAACCCGGCCAACACCAACGCGCTCATCGCGATGACGAACGCTCCTGACATCCCCAACGAGCGTTTCTCCGCTCTGACCCGCCTGGACCACAACCGCGCTATCAGCCAGCTGGCCGAGAAGCTCGGCGTGCCGGTGACCGAGATCAAGAAGATGACGATCTGGGGCAACCACTCGGCAACCCAATACCCCGACCTGTTCCACGCCGAGGTCTCCGGCAAGAACGCCGCCGAGGCCGTGGGCGACCAGGACTGGCTGGAGAACTACTTCATCCCGACCGTCGCCAAGCGCGGCGCGGCGATCATCGAGGCTCGCGGGGCGTCCTCGGCCGCTTCTGCCGCCTCCGCCACCATCGACGCCGCCCGTGACTGGCTGAAGGGCTCGGCCGAAGGCGACTGGCTCTCGATGGCGGTTGCCTCCGACGGCTCTTACGGGGTGCCCGAGGGCATCGTCTCCTCCTTCCCCATCACCACCAAGAACGGTGAGTGGGAGATCGTGCAGGGTCTGGAGATCGACGACTTCAGCCGCGCCAAGATCGACGCCTCGGTCAAGGAGCTCATGGAAGAGCGCGACGCCGTGAAGGAACTCGGCCTCATCTGA
- the aqpZ gene encoding aquaporin Z yields MSTAPPTHRSPAQPKLAHRLGAEFLGTFWLVFGGCGSAVFAALFVAEPSMFPAGIGFVGVSLAFGLTVLTMAYAVGHVSGGHFNPAVTIGCAVARRFDFKDVLPYIATQVVAGLLAGAAIYAIASGREGFTATGNMAANGYGAASPGGYGLMAAFLAEVILTAFFLYVILGATHEKAPTGFAPLAIGLALTLIHLISIPITNTSVNPARSTAVAFFNGGDAPAQLWLFWLAPIIGAVIAGATYAAITGIDRRDQDIEGGV; encoded by the coding sequence ATGTCCACAGCACCCCCCACACACAGGTCCCCAGCACAGCCGAAGCTCGCTCACCGGCTCGGCGCCGAGTTCCTCGGCACCTTCTGGCTCGTCTTCGGAGGCTGCGGCAGCGCCGTCTTCGCAGCGCTCTTCGTCGCTGAACCGAGCATGTTCCCCGCAGGTATCGGCTTCGTCGGCGTCTCGCTGGCCTTCGGTCTGACGGTGCTGACGATGGCCTACGCCGTCGGTCACGTTTCCGGTGGGCACTTCAACCCCGCCGTCACCATCGGCTGCGCGGTCGCACGGCGCTTCGACTTCAAGGACGTCCTGCCCTACATCGCCACCCAGGTCGTGGCCGGTCTGCTCGCAGGCGCTGCGATCTACGCGATCGCCTCCGGCCGGGAGGGCTTCACCGCCACCGGCAACATGGCCGCCAACGGCTACGGGGCTGCTTCCCCGGGCGGGTACGGCCTGATGGCCGCGTTCCTCGCCGAGGTGATCCTGACCGCGTTCTTCCTCTACGTCATCCTCGGGGCCACGCACGAGAAGGCGCCGACGGGCTTCGCTCCGCTGGCGATCGGTCTGGCGCTGACGCTGATCCACCTCATCTCGATCCCGATCACGAACACCTCGGTCAACCCGGCGCGTTCGACGGCGGTCGCGTTCTTCAACGGCGGCGACGCTCCCGCACAGCTGTGGCTGTTCTGGCTGGCCCCGATCATCGGTGCTGTCATCGCCGGCGCCACCTACGCTGCGATCACCGGGATCGACCGCCGCGACCAGGACATTGAGGGCGGCGTCTGA
- a CDS encoding NADP-dependent isocitrate dehydrogenase has protein sequence MTQKIVWTQIDEAPALASYSFLPIVQAFTKGTGIDVETADISLSGRILAQFPELLTAEQRVDDNLANLGALTQDPDANIIKLPNISASVPQLKAAIKELQEAGFPLPDYPETATTEDDKQVQAKYAKVLGSAVNPVLREGNSDRRAPASVKAFAQKNPHRLGAWSSDNKARVASMAGGDFYGNEKSVVAREDSDLSITFEGTDGATTVLKDGVKVLKDEIVDGTVMSVQALRSFYRDQIEAAKSEDLLLSLHLKATMMKVSDPVMFGHAVKVFFSDVFDAFGADLEQAGVNPNLGLADLLSKLDRLGDEKKSQIEAAITKQYESRPRLAMVDSDKGITNLHAPNDIIIDASLPVVVRDSGQMWNAEGGQEETLAMVPDRSYGPMYEAVFEDCKKNGALNPATMGSVPNVGLMAQKAEEYGSHPTTFIIPGDGTVTVRDQHGAKLFDHEVKEGDIWRMSRVRDIPVRNWVELAVTRAKATGAPAVFFLDEMRAHDSHVIAKVKEYLPQAGGDEIEYVIKSPVEAITYCLERIRRGEDAISVTGNVLRDYLTDLFPILELGTSAKMLSVVPLLKGGGLFETGAGGSAPKHVQQFVKENYLRWDSLGEYSALGASLEHIARTADNAKAQVLAQALDVAIGRFLDENKSPARRLGQIDNRGSHYYLALYWAQALAAQEEDTELKQRFTPVAEQLAAAEQQITEELIAAQGSPVDLGGYYRPDPAKCAAAMRPSATLNQIIDAL, from the coding sequence GTGACCCAGAAGATTGTTTGGACCCAAATCGATGAGGCACCGGCTCTGGCCTCCTACTCATTCCTGCCGATCGTGCAGGCGTTCACCAAGGGCACCGGGATCGATGTCGAGACCGCAGACATCTCGCTGTCCGGCCGGATCCTGGCCCAGTTCCCCGAGCTGCTCACCGCCGAACAGCGGGTCGATGACAACTTGGCCAACCTGGGCGCCCTGACGCAGGACCCGGACGCGAACATCATCAAGCTGCCGAACATCAGCGCCTCGGTGCCGCAGCTCAAGGCCGCCATCAAGGAATTGCAGGAAGCAGGCTTCCCGCTGCCGGACTACCCCGAGACCGCCACTACCGAGGATGACAAGCAGGTCCAGGCCAAATACGCCAAGGTCCTGGGCTCAGCTGTGAACCCCGTTCTGCGTGAGGGTAACTCCGACCGTCGCGCGCCTGCCTCAGTGAAGGCCTTCGCGCAGAAGAACCCGCACCGCCTGGGCGCGTGGAGCAGCGACAACAAGGCCCGCGTGGCCAGCATGGCCGGCGGCGACTTCTACGGGAACGAGAAGTCCGTCGTCGCCCGCGAGGACAGCGACCTCAGCATCACCTTCGAAGGAACCGACGGCGCCACCACCGTGCTCAAGGACGGCGTCAAGGTTCTCAAGGACGAGATCGTCGACGGCACCGTGATGAGCGTGCAGGCACTGCGCTCCTTCTACCGCGACCAGATCGAGGCCGCCAAGTCCGAAGACCTGCTGCTGTCGTTGCACCTGAAGGCGACGATGATGAAGGTCTCGGACCCGGTCATGTTCGGCCACGCCGTCAAGGTCTTCTTCTCCGACGTCTTCGACGCCTTCGGTGCGGACCTGGAGCAGGCCGGGGTCAACCCCAACCTCGGCCTGGCCGACCTGCTCAGCAAGCTGGACCGGCTCGGTGACGAGAAGAAGTCGCAGATCGAGGCCGCGATCACCAAGCAGTACGAGTCGCGTCCCCGCCTGGCGATGGTCGACTCCGACAAGGGCATCACCAACCTGCACGCGCCCAACGACATCATCATCGACGCTTCCTTGCCGGTGGTCGTGCGTGACTCCGGTCAGATGTGGAACGCCGAGGGCGGGCAAGAAGAGACGCTGGCGATGGTGCCCGACCGCTCCTACGGCCCGATGTATGAAGCCGTCTTCGAGGACTGCAAGAAGAACGGCGCCCTCAACCCGGCCACGATGGGCTCAGTTCCCAATGTCGGACTGATGGCCCAGAAAGCCGAGGAGTACGGCTCGCACCCCACGACCTTCATCATTCCCGGCGATGGCACCGTCACCGTTCGCGACCAGCACGGCGCCAAGCTCTTCGACCACGAGGTCAAGGAGGGCGACATCTGGCGGATGAGCCGGGTGCGCGACATCCCGGTCCGCAACTGGGTGGAGCTCGCGGTCACCCGCGCCAAGGCCACCGGCGCTCCGGCCGTGTTCTTCCTGGACGAGATGCGCGCCCACGATTCGCACGTCATCGCCAAAGTCAAGGAGTACCTGCCGCAGGCGGGCGGCGATGAGATCGAGTACGTCATCAAGTCCCCGGTGGAGGCCATCACCTACTGCCTGGAACGCATCCGCCGCGGCGAGGACGCGATCTCGGTCACCGGCAACGTACTTCGCGACTACCTGACCGACCTGTTCCCGATCCTGGAACTGGGCACGAGCGCCAAGATGCTCTCGGTCGTCCCGCTGCTCAAGGGCGGCGGGCTCTTCGAGACCGGCGCCGGCGGCTCGGCGCCCAAGCATGTGCAGCAGTTCGTCAAGGAGAACTACCTGCGTTGGGACTCCTTGGGTGAGTACTCGGCCCTGGGTGCGAGCCTGGAGCACATCGCCCGCACGGCCGACAACGCCAAGGCGCAGGTCCTGGCGCAGGCTCTGGACGTGGCCATCGGTCGCTTCCTGGATGAGAACAAGTCCCCGGCTCGCAGGCTCGGCCAGATCGACAACCGAGGCAGCCACTACTACCTGGCGCTGTACTGGGCCCAGGCGCTGGCTGCTCAGGAAGAGGACACCGAGCTCAAGCAGCGCTTCACCCCGGTCGCGGAGCAACTGGCCGCTGCCGAACAGCAGATCACCGAGGAACTCATCGCAGCGCAGGGTTCGCCGGTGGACCTGGGCGGTTACTACCGTCCTGACCCGGCCAAGTGCGCCGCAGCGATGCGCCCCAGCGCAACACTGAACCAGATCATCGACGCGCTCTGA
- a CDS encoding DUF6767 domain-containing protein, with amino-acid sequence MSSGRKGPPQAKCPIRTDEPCTLCHIGATGPADCPLVYLVMDDEELRAGLAAQRHRVRCA; translated from the coding sequence GTGAGTTCCGGACGAAAAGGCCCGCCACAGGCCAAGTGCCCTATCCGCACCGATGAGCCGTGCACCTTGTGCCACATCGGGGCTACCGGCCCGGCGGACTGCCCGCTGGTGTACCTGGTGATGGATGACGAGGAGCTTCGGGCTGGTTTGGCAGCCCAACGTCATCGGGTGCGCTGCGCCTGA